A region from the Silene latifolia isolate original U9 population chromosome 7, ASM4854445v1, whole genome shotgun sequence genome encodes:
- the LOC141592961 gene encoding bifunctional riboflavin kinase/FMN phosphatase-like isoform X1, with protein MSIKMSIAHPVKKLVSSVILDLDGTLINTGAVRLINHFHGHGIPMALASSSPKSLIEQKISKNRGWKESFSAIVGIDEVKAGKPSPEIFLEAAKRLNVEPSSCLVIEDSIPGVTAGKAAGMGVIAVPSLPKQSHLYTMADQVINSLFDLRPELWCLPPFDDWIEETLPVEPWHIGGPVIKGFGRGSKVLGIPTANLSTEGYSNLLSEYPSGVYFGWAALPKRGIYKMVMSIGWNPYFDNSEKTIEPWLLQEFDDDFYGEELRLVVVGYIRPEANFPSLESLIAKIHDDRRVAEKALELPIYSNFKDDPYLSNLLKNG; from the exons ATGAGCATCAAAATGTCGATCGCACATCCTGTAAAAAAATTGGTGTCGTCCGTCATACTTGATCTAGATGGCACTCTTATTAACACAG GAGCCGTCCGATTGATTAATCATTTTCATGGGCATGGCATACCAATGGCTTTGGCCTCAAGTTCACCCAAATCACTCATCGAGCAGAAAATATCTAAGAATCGGG GATGGAAAGAATCTTTCTCTGCTATTGTTGGTATTGATGAAGTGAAAGCTGGAAAGCCGTCTCCTGAAAT ATTCCTTGAAGCAGCTAAACGTCTTAACGTCGAACCTTCAAGTTGCCTCGTCATTGAAGATTCCAT TCCTGGTGTTACGGCTGGCAAGGCTGCGGGAATGGGAGTGATTGCTGTACCATCACTCCCTAAACAATCACATCTCTACACAATGGCTGACCAAGTGATTAATTCTCTTTTTGATCTTCGGCCAGAGCTGTGGTGCTTGCCTCCGTTTGATGATT GGATCGAGGAAACTCTTCCTGTAGAACCTTGGCATATTGGAGGCCCTGTAATTAAAGGATTTGGCCGTGGCTCAAAGGTACTTGGCATCCCCACAG CCAATTTGTCTACGGAGGGATATTCAAATCTTCTTTCTGAGTATCCATCTGGTGTTTACTTTGGTTGGGCTGCTTTACCTAAACGAGGCATATACAAGATGGTCATGAGCATTGGCTGGAATCCTTACTTCGATAATTCGGAGAAGACCATA GAACCTTGGCTGCTTCAAGAGTTCGATGATGACTTTTACGGGGAAGAGTTGCGGCTTGTCGTGGTCGGCTACATACGACCAGAG GCCAATTTTCCGTCTCTTGAGAGTCTCATAGCAAAGATTCATGATGATCGGAGGGTAGCTGAGAAAGCTCTTGAGCTTCCCATATACTCAAACTTCAAGGACGACCCTTATCTTAGTAACTTGTTGAAGAATGGTTGA
- the LOC141592961 gene encoding bifunctional riboflavin kinase/FMN phosphatase-like isoform X2 — translation MALASSSPKSLIEQKISKNRGWKESFSAIVGIDEVKAGKPSPEIFLEAAKRLNVEPSSCLVIEDSIPGVTAGKAAGMGVIAVPSLPKQSHLYTMADQVINSLFDLRPELWCLPPFDDWIEETLPVEPWHIGGPVIKGFGRGSKVLGIPTANLSTEGYSNLLSEYPSGVYFGWAALPKRGIYKMVMSIGWNPYFDNSEKTIEPWLLQEFDDDFYGEELRLVVVGYIRPEANFPSLESLIAKIHDDRRVAEKALELPIYSNFKDDPYLSNLLKNG, via the exons ATGGCTTTGGCCTCAAGTTCACCCAAATCACTCATCGAGCAGAAAATATCTAAGAATCGGG GATGGAAAGAATCTTTCTCTGCTATTGTTGGTATTGATGAAGTGAAAGCTGGAAAGCCGTCTCCTGAAAT ATTCCTTGAAGCAGCTAAACGTCTTAACGTCGAACCTTCAAGTTGCCTCGTCATTGAAGATTCCAT TCCTGGTGTTACGGCTGGCAAGGCTGCGGGAATGGGAGTGATTGCTGTACCATCACTCCCTAAACAATCACATCTCTACACAATGGCTGACCAAGTGATTAATTCTCTTTTTGATCTTCGGCCAGAGCTGTGGTGCTTGCCTCCGTTTGATGATT GGATCGAGGAAACTCTTCCTGTAGAACCTTGGCATATTGGAGGCCCTGTAATTAAAGGATTTGGCCGTGGCTCAAAGGTACTTGGCATCCCCACAG CCAATTTGTCTACGGAGGGATATTCAAATCTTCTTTCTGAGTATCCATCTGGTGTTTACTTTGGTTGGGCTGCTTTACCTAAACGAGGCATATACAAGATGGTCATGAGCATTGGCTGGAATCCTTACTTCGATAATTCGGAGAAGACCATA GAACCTTGGCTGCTTCAAGAGTTCGATGATGACTTTTACGGGGAAGAGTTGCGGCTTGTCGTGGTCGGCTACATACGACCAGAG GCCAATTTTCCGTCTCTTGAGAGTCTCATAGCAAAGATTCATGATGATCGGAGGGTAGCTGAGAAAGCTCTTGAGCTTCCCATATACTCAAACTTCAAGGACGACCCTTATCTTAGTAACTTGTTGAAGAATGGTTGA